A stretch of Candidatus Vicinibacter affinis DNA encodes these proteins:
- a CDS encoding ATP-binding cassette domain-containing protein, which yields MDLKISSLSKSYGLQKAVDDISFEVKSGEILGFLGPNGAGKTTTMKMLTQYLEPDKGTIWYGNNSSRSSIDLRRTIGYLPEHNPLYEDMPVLDYLSFCASLQGVSISEIPSRVREMVKKCGLDVEKHKKIGELSKGFRQRVGLAQALIHNPQILILDEPTTGLDPNQIVEIRELIKQLGKEKTVILSTHILPEVEATCDRILIINKGRIVADGTVANLRKQSESRQILHVRIEGTEQEKIFSALQALPEVSLVDLINRNENKFEVQSRGEIQLNKAIFHLCVEKGWDLLELTPFETKLEDIFRDLTIN from the coding sequence ATGGACTTGAAAATTTCTTCATTGTCAAAAAGTTATGGTCTCCAAAAGGCCGTTGACGACATTTCTTTTGAAGTTAAATCAGGAGAAATTCTTGGCTTCCTGGGACCAAATGGAGCCGGAAAAACTACCACCATGAAAATGCTGACTCAATATCTTGAACCTGACAAAGGAACCATTTGGTATGGCAATAATTCGAGTCGCTCTTCCATTGACCTACGAAGAACCATCGGCTATCTTCCAGAACACAATCCTCTTTATGAAGACATGCCTGTATTGGATTATCTGTCTTTTTGTGCTTCTCTTCAGGGTGTATCCATCTCTGAGATTCCCTCAAGAGTGCGCGAAATGGTTAAAAAATGCGGACTGGATGTTGAAAAACATAAAAAAATTGGAGAGCTCTCTAAAGGATTCCGGCAGCGTGTTGGACTGGCACAGGCGCTCATCCATAATCCCCAAATTCTTATTCTGGACGAACCAACTACAGGTTTGGATCCAAATCAGATTGTGGAAATCAGAGAACTGATCAAACAACTTGGCAAAGAAAAGACCGTAATACTGAGCACTCATATTCTTCCGGAAGTAGAGGCCACTTGTGACAGAATACTTATCATCAATAAGGGTCGGATTGTTGCGGATGGCACTGTAGCCAATTTACGCAAGCAATCTGAGTCCCGCCAAATCCTACATGTCCGGATTGAAGGAACAGAACAAGAGAAAATTTTCTCTGCATTGCAAGCTTTGCCGGAGGTTAGCTTAGTTGATTTGATCAATAGAAATGAAAATAAATTCGAAGTTCAGTCACGAGGTGAAATCCAGCTAAACAAAGCAATTTTTCATTTATGCGTAGAAAAAGGTTGGGACCTCTTAGAATTAACACCTTTTGAAACCAAATTAGAAGACATATTTAGAGACCTTACCATAAACTAA
- the rfbF gene encoding glucose-1-phosphate cytidylyltransferase, which translates to MKVVILAGGLGTRLMEETESRPKPMVEIAGKPILWHIMKIYEAQGFNDFVICLGYKATMIKEYFLNYYLYNSDVTIELAKNKVDVHFSNTESFKVTLIDTGIETNTAGRIKRIKKYTEGKPFMLTYGDGVSNVDLKALLNFHRSSGKLATLTSIQLPGRFGHLNINDAGLVEEFQEKPEDDGLWINGGFFVMEQGIFDYLEGDMDQVQWEKKPLYEIARDGQLAAYQHKGFWKAMDAMRDRIELEELWKNGKAEWKIW; encoded by the coding sequence ATGAAAGTGGTAATTCTTGCTGGAGGGTTGGGAACAAGGTTGATGGAAGAGACGGAATCTCGTCCGAAGCCAATGGTTGAAATTGCAGGCAAACCCATTCTTTGGCACATCATGAAAATTTATGAAGCCCAGGGTTTCAACGATTTTGTGATTTGTCTGGGATACAAGGCTACTATGATAAAAGAATACTTTCTGAATTATTATTTGTATAATTCAGATGTGACCATTGAGTTGGCAAAGAATAAAGTGGATGTACATTTCTCAAATACAGAATCTTTTAAAGTTACCTTAATCGATACAGGAATTGAGACCAACACCGCAGGCAGGATAAAAAGAATTAAAAAATATACAGAAGGTAAACCCTTTATGCTGACCTATGGAGATGGAGTTTCAAATGTTGACTTGAAAGCTTTATTAAATTTTCATCGATCTTCCGGAAAGCTTGCAACACTTACGTCCATACAGTTGCCAGGAAGATTTGGTCATTTGAATATCAATGATGCAGGCCTGGTGGAAGAGTTTCAGGAAAAGCCGGAGGATGATGGATTGTGGATCAATGGAGGTTTCTTTGTAATGGAACAAGGAATATTCGATTATCTGGAGGGCGATATGGATCAGGTGCAATGGGAGAAGAAGCCGCTGTATGAAATAGCTCGAGATGGTCAGCTGGCAGCGTACCAACATAAGGGTTTCTGGAAAGCAATGGATGCAATGAGAGACCGCATTGAATTGGAAGAATTGTGGAAGAACGGTAAAGCAGAATGGAAAATATGGTAG
- the rfbG gene encoding CDP-glucose 4,6-dehydratase, whose product MENMVERLQKAFANKRVLVTGHTGFKGSWLTAMLHKLGAEVTGYSLPPNTNPNHYSLLNLPCHHVEGNILDVDHLEKVMEESGAEIVFHLAAQALVRPSYIDPVETYQSNVIGTLNVLQAARMSTRVKVMVMITTDKVYENVESDHFYREGDPLGGYDLYSSSKACCEILISSFRRSFFPLEKYGSSHDTLIATARAGNVLGGGDWSPDRLIPDLMKAAHAKQKVEIRNPLSVRPWQHVMDCLTGYLLLAEKLLLQDTNASTAWNFSPYPDDVKTVGEMVEISARHWPELEYVIKKPEQDFHEAGLLKLDHSKAIRELNWRPLFRTEEAVAKTIEWYRAYYEGATVMTTQQIDHYFLQLTANGI is encoded by the coding sequence ATGGAAAATATGGTAGAAAGACTCCAAAAAGCATTTGCAAATAAAAGGGTTCTGGTCACCGGACACACTGGTTTTAAAGGATCCTGGCTGACAGCCATGTTGCATAAACTTGGAGCGGAGGTTACCGGATATTCATTGCCTCCCAATACAAATCCAAACCATTATAGTTTGTTGAATTTGCCCTGTCATCATGTTGAAGGTAATATTCTGGATGTCGACCATCTTGAAAAAGTGATGGAGGAATCTGGAGCCGAAATTGTATTCCATTTGGCTGCTCAGGCGCTGGTCAGACCCTCCTACATAGATCCGGTTGAAACGTATCAGTCGAATGTGATCGGAACACTCAATGTTCTTCAGGCTGCACGAATGAGTACGCGTGTCAAAGTTATGGTGATGATCACCACAGACAAAGTTTATGAGAATGTAGAAAGCGATCATTTTTATCGGGAAGGGGATCCTTTGGGTGGTTATGATTTATACAGTTCTTCAAAAGCATGTTGTGAAATTTTGATAAGTTCTTTCAGAAGAAGTTTTTTTCCTTTGGAAAAATATGGTTCATCACATGATACTTTAATTGCAACGGCACGGGCCGGAAATGTGCTGGGGGGAGGTGATTGGAGTCCGGACAGATTGATACCGGATTTGATGAAAGCAGCTCATGCAAAACAAAAGGTGGAAATCAGGAACCCTTTATCCGTAAGGCCCTGGCAACATGTGATGGATTGTCTGACGGGTTATTTGTTACTGGCTGAAAAATTATTATTACAAGATACGAACGCGTCCACCGCATGGAATTTTTCTCCTTATCCTGATGATGTTAAAACGGTAGGAGAGATGGTCGAAATTTCCGCCAGACACTGGCCTGAATTGGAGTATGTGATTAAGAAGCCCGAGCAGGATTTTCATGAAGCCGGATTACTAAAGTTGGATCACAGCAAGGCCATTCGGGAATTAAATTGGAGGCCTTTATTTCGAACTGAGGAAGCTGTAGCAAAAACTATTGAATGGTACCGCGCTTATTATGAAGGGGCCACTGTAATGACCACACAACAAATTGACCATTACTTTCTTCAATTGACTGCAAATGGAATTTGA
- a CDS encoding dTDP-4-dehydrorhamnose 3,5-epimerase family protein: MEFEETGFDGLYLVKMKPIADERGHFFRTYCANEFGSIGMNEHFVQMNQSFNKSPGILRGMHAQAGEAAEIKFVRCLSGKVFDVVVDLRKDSSTYLQYFGIELFGGDFKGLLIPRGFVHGFITLEMDSTLLYHHTAFYDPLREVCVRYDDPAIGIQWPVAVKHISEKDLSYPFINENFKGLP, translated from the coding sequence ATGGAATTTGAAGAAACAGGATTTGATGGATTGTATTTGGTGAAGATGAAACCCATTGCTGATGAGCGAGGTCATTTTTTCAGGACTTATTGTGCCAATGAATTTGGCAGTATTGGAATGAATGAACATTTTGTTCAGATGAATCAGTCTTTTAATAAATCTCCTGGTATTCTGAGAGGAATGCATGCCCAAGCTGGAGAGGCTGCAGAAATTAAGTTTGTAAGATGTTTAAGCGGAAAGGTATTTGATGTAGTGGTGGATTTAAGAAAGGATTCTTCCACTTATTTGCAATATTTTGGTATTGAACTTTTCGGAGGAGATTTTAAAGGATTGTTGATTCCAAGAGGATTTGTACATGGATTTATTACACTGGAAATGGACTCCACCTTACTGTACCATCACACTGCTTTTTATGATCCTCTACGGGAGGTGTGTGTCAGGTACGACGATCCGGCCATCGGAATCCAATGGCCAGTAGCCGTCAAACACATCAGTGAAAAGGATTTGTCTTATCCATTTATTAATGAGAATTTTAAAGGATTGCCATGA
- a CDS encoding methyltransferase domain-containing protein — MSQCRHCKSPLNIEFVDLGFSPPSNSFLKKEALLQPEVYYPLRIMVCGQCYLVQIEEYASHAAIFNSDYAYFSSYSSSWLAHAKTYVESMVERFGFNSDAQIVELASNDGYLLQYFKELDIPVLGIEPTANTARVAVEKGIKTVVDFFGTRLANQLVDEGYKADLLLGNNVLAHVPDINDFVQGMKMLLNKRGVITMEFPHLLQLIQLNQFDTIYHEHFSYLSFITVKRIFESCGLKMFDVQELSTHGGSLRIFACHEEDETKEVTDRVMKMILLEEGKGLNKTETYQEFQQKAENVKDQFVKFLIDAKVSGKSVAGYGAAAKGNTLLNFCGVRKDLLAFIVDASPHKQHKFIPGMHIEVVDESWIQKYQPDYVVILPWNLKEEISQQLDYIRSWGGKFVIAVPQLTIF; from the coding sequence ATGAGTCAATGCAGACATTGTAAATCGCCGCTGAATATTGAATTCGTTGATCTTGGTTTCAGTCCTCCGTCCAATTCATTTTTGAAAAAAGAGGCTCTGCTGCAACCAGAAGTTTATTATCCATTAAGGATCATGGTATGTGGTCAATGTTATCTGGTTCAGATAGAAGAGTATGCCAGTCATGCAGCTATTTTTAATTCAGATTACGCATATTTTTCTTCTTATTCTTCTTCCTGGTTGGCACATGCCAAAACCTATGTAGAGTCGATGGTTGAGCGCTTTGGATTCAATTCTGATGCTCAAATTGTTGAGCTTGCGAGCAATGATGGCTATTTACTTCAGTATTTTAAAGAGCTTGACATTCCTGTATTGGGTATTGAGCCCACAGCAAATACCGCCAGGGTAGCAGTAGAAAAGGGTATCAAAACTGTTGTGGATTTTTTCGGAACACGCCTTGCTAATCAATTAGTGGACGAGGGATACAAGGCAGATCTGTTACTAGGAAATAATGTGCTGGCCCATGTTCCGGATATTAATGATTTTGTACAGGGGATGAAGATGTTATTGAACAAGCGGGGAGTTATTACCATGGAATTTCCACATTTGCTCCAGTTGATTCAATTGAATCAATTTGACACGATTTATCATGAGCATTTTTCATATTTGTCGTTTATCACTGTTAAAAGAATTTTTGAATCCTGTGGCTTGAAAATGTTTGATGTACAAGAGCTTTCCACACATGGAGGCTCTTTAAGAATTTTTGCTTGTCATGAAGAAGATGAGACCAAAGAGGTAACAGACAGGGTCATGAAAATGATTTTATTGGAGGAAGGTAAAGGGTTGAATAAAACTGAGACATACCAGGAGTTTCAACAGAAGGCAGAAAATGTAAAAGATCAGTTTGTTAAATTTTTAATTGATGCAAAAGTATCTGGGAAATCTGTTGCAGGATATGGAGCAGCTGCCAAAGGAAATACACTGCTCAACTTTTGTGGTGTGAGGAAAGATTTACTCGCTTTTATTGTAGATGCGTCACCTCACAAACAGCACAAATTTATTCCGGGAATGCATATTGAGGTAGTGGATGAATCTTGGATACAAAAATATCAACCAGATTATGTAGTTATTCTTCCTTGGAATCTTAAAGAAGAAATATCCCAGCAACTTGATTACATAAGAAGCTGGGGAGGGAAGTTTGTTATAGCCGTCCCCCAACTTACAATCTTTTAG
- a CDS encoding NAD(P)-dependent oxidoreductase, with amino-acid sequence MKVFVTGSSGFIGRHVVRELIHRCIKPLCLVRNINSMKNLGFVSHELELVEGDLDTFDPGIYFSNHTTPDICIHLAWQGLPNYKQMFHIEENLPKQYKFIKSLIESGVSDITVTGTCLEYGMQEGALSASDFSNPLIPYAIAKDSLRRFLFALQEHLDFEIKWLRLFYTYGEGQSESSILSQLEKSIDRGDEYFNMSGGEQIRDYLPVTELANQIVDFSLNPGSGVFQCCSGHPVKIKDLVLNYLKMHQKHIALNLGYYAYNDYEPMEFWGKKENQ; translated from the coding sequence ATGAAAGTTTTTGTTACCGGATCATCAGGATTTATAGGCCGACATGTTGTAAGGGAACTTATTCACAGGTGCATCAAACCTTTATGTCTGGTGCGGAACATCAACAGCATGAAAAATCTGGGATTCGTGTCACACGAATTAGAATTAGTTGAAGGTGATTTGGACACTTTTGATCCAGGGATTTATTTTTCAAACCACACCACTCCGGACATTTGTATCCACCTGGCATGGCAGGGACTACCCAATTACAAACAGATGTTCCACATAGAAGAGAACTTGCCTAAGCAGTATAAATTTATTAAGTCATTGATTGAATCCGGGGTTTCAGATATTACTGTAACGGGGACATGTTTGGAATATGGAATGCAAGAAGGAGCTTTAAGTGCATCAGATTTTTCAAACCCACTGATTCCTTATGCAATTGCAAAAGACTCACTCAGGAGATTTTTATTTGCACTTCAGGAGCATCTTGATTTTGAAATTAAATGGTTAAGGCTTTTTTATACTTATGGCGAAGGGCAATCTGAATCTTCCATTTTAAGTCAATTGGAAAAATCCATAGATCGTGGAGACGAGTATTTTAATATGAGTGGAGGTGAACAAATAAGGGATTATTTACCTGTAACGGAGCTTGCAAATCAAATCGTAGACTTTAGCTTGAATCCGGGTTCCGGAGTTTTCCAATGTTGCAGCGGTCACCCGGTTAAAATTAAAGATTTGGTTTTAAATTATTTAAAAATGCACCAAAAGCACATTGCTCTTAACCTAGGGTATTATGCTTATAATGACTATGAACCAATGGAATTTTGGGGTAAAAAAGAGAATCAATAA
- a CDS encoding cephalosporin hydroxylase family protein, whose product MDPIAAFQQEREERIKSFGDNKVLKEAAHQFNVISNQEKYSYNFSWMGRPIIQYPQDMIAMQEIIWQIKPDLIIETGIAHGGSLIYYASIMELIGKGEIVGIDIDIRPHNRKEIESHPMFKRIHLIEGSSLDHQIVNQVAAMAAGKGTILVCLDSNHTHDHVLEELQLYSPFVTSGSYLVVFDTIIEDMPKGMYDRPWDVGNNAKTAVWKFLETNKGFEIDHMVDHKLLISVAPEGYLRCIR is encoded by the coding sequence ATGGATCCAATAGCAGCCTTTCAGCAAGAAAGAGAAGAGAGAATAAAATCATTCGGTGACAACAAAGTGCTCAAAGAAGCAGCTCATCAGTTTAATGTAATTTCTAATCAGGAGAAGTACTCTTACAATTTTTCCTGGATGGGTAGACCAATTATACAATACCCTCAGGACATGATTGCCATGCAGGAGATCATTTGGCAAATTAAACCTGATTTAATTATTGAAACAGGAATTGCCCATGGAGGATCTTTGATCTATTATGCATCCATCATGGAGTTAATTGGAAAGGGAGAAATTGTTGGAATTGATATAGACATAAGACCTCATAACAGGAAGGAGATTGAGTCACATCCAATGTTCAAGAGAATTCATTTAATAGAAGGATCTTCTCTGGATCATCAAATAGTCAATCAGGTAGCCGCCATGGCTGCTGGAAAGGGAACCATTTTGGTTTGTCTGGATTCAAATCACACTCATGACCATGTGTTGGAAGAACTGCAACTCTATTCACCTTTTGTTACTTCAGGTTCTTATTTGGTGGTTTTTGATACCATCATTGAAGACATGCCAAAGGGAATGTACGACCGACCATGGGATGTGGGGAATAATGCCAAGACTGCTGTTTGGAAATTTTTGGAAACAAATAAAGGATTTGAAATAGACCACATGGTTGACCATAAATTGTTAATAAGTGTTGCCCCGGAGGGTTATCTAAGGTGCATCCGATAG
- a CDS encoding oligosaccharide flippase family protein — translation MNLLSKNIVANFSLQAWILISQIMLVPIYVRVLGVEAYGLVGFYASLQAIFFVLDMGMSATINQELAKVNITENDRRYKIDLLKTLEWVYWGLAIFIFIIIVLIQSFFSEAWGSNASISSDKIGECIYLMGGLLVFRFPLGLYSGALNGMQKQYQLNLVTIFFELIKFILVLVVLFYVSNDVVSYFVVNIIISVCTVIFIRFMVWRYRELRDYHGAFRRTVLFSRWKFSLGVAGIAMVAIVLTQADKMMLAKMVSLKEFGWYTLAFTIASIPSKIVGAVATAYYPMLVQENSRNDEASVAKVYQQSSQLIAVLLVPVCIVFWSSSEYVLKIWFQDQDLIGSINPLVKIFIFGFMFNGLMTMPYYLQLAHHWTRLSLFKNIVALLILLPLLYFVIQKYGINGAVWIWLVLNVSYVIFEVPLMHRKLLPNLMKLWYLETILKPILLCGVMSLSLVWLLQYIEWSSILYTACLGILILLQIVLLNRWLSEHPLHVLKKIK, via the coding sequence TTGAATCTCTTATCTAAAAATATTGTAGCAAATTTTAGTCTTCAGGCATGGATTCTGATTTCTCAGATCATGTTGGTGCCAATTTATGTACGGGTTTTGGGGGTGGAAGCATATGGGCTTGTTGGATTTTACGCGAGTTTACAAGCCATTTTTTTTGTTTTGGATATGGGAATGAGCGCTACCATAAATCAGGAATTGGCAAAAGTAAATATTACGGAGAATGACAGACGATATAAAATAGATTTACTCAAAACACTTGAATGGGTATATTGGGGATTAGCGATTTTTATTTTCATTATCATTGTTTTAATTCAATCTTTTTTTTCAGAAGCCTGGGGATCAAATGCCAGTATTTCTTCGGATAAAATTGGTGAATGCATTTATCTTATGGGCGGTTTGCTTGTATTTCGGTTTCCGCTTGGTTTATATTCAGGCGCTCTTAATGGAATGCAAAAACAATATCAATTGAATTTGGTCACTATTTTTTTTGAATTGATCAAATTTATTCTCGTATTGGTGGTTTTATTTTACGTTTCTAATGATGTAGTGTCTTATTTTGTTGTAAACATAATTATATCAGTTTGCACAGTTATTTTTATAAGATTCATGGTATGGAGATATCGCGAATTAAGAGATTATCATGGTGCGTTTAGGCGAACAGTTTTATTTTCTCGTTGGAAATTCTCACTGGGAGTTGCCGGTATTGCAATGGTGGCAATCGTGCTCACTCAAGCGGATAAAATGATGTTGGCCAAGATGGTGAGTCTGAAAGAATTTGGATGGTATACATTGGCATTTACCATCGCATCCATTCCTTCAAAAATTGTTGGAGCTGTTGCAACCGCCTATTATCCCATGTTGGTACAAGAAAACTCCAGGAATGATGAGGCAAGTGTAGCGAAAGTGTATCAACAAAGCAGTCAACTCATTGCCGTTCTTTTGGTGCCGGTCTGCATTGTTTTTTGGAGTTCTTCTGAGTATGTTTTGAAAATTTGGTTTCAGGATCAGGACTTGATTGGGAGCATTAATCCGTTGGTCAAGATTTTTATTTTTGGATTTATGTTTAATGGTTTGATGACCATGCCTTATTATTTGCAATTGGCTCATCATTGGACAAGGCTATCCTTATTCAAAAACATAGTAGCCTTGCTGATATTGCTTCCATTGCTTTATTTTGTCATCCAAAAATATGGAATTAATGGAGCAGTGTGGATTTGGCTGGTCCTAAATGTATCCTATGTGATTTTCGAAGTTCCTTTGATGCATAGAAAGTTGTTGCCAAATCTAATGAAATTGTGGTATTTAGAGACCATTTTAAAACCCATACTCCTTTGTGGGGTGATGAGTTTAAGTTTGGTTTGGCTGCTTCAATATATTGAATGGTCAAGTATTTTATATACAGCATGTTTGGGGATTTTGATTTTACTCCAAATAGTTTTATTAAATAGATGGCTATCTGAACATCCATTGCATGTCCTTAAAAAGATCAAGTAA
- a CDS encoding glycosyltransferase family 2 protein — protein sequence MQEFRKFTVLIPTKNRCETLHWAMKTCLQSTYPALSLIVSDNCSTDNTFAVVSSFNDSRVKYYCTPQALSMTANWEFALSKVEDGFVTILGDDDGFLPDSFEKINLLLDQYQVKAISWKQSFFRWPGNNYVRIPELMSIPLKQGVEIRHSRDFLPKVMRCQKFPGDLPWLYSGFVDVSIIKSIKEKGRGRFFNSKIPDIYSSMVLASEIDSYLFSYTPLSIAGHSAKSNGAAQIQNKPEFEERKNLFNKESEDIPFHTALEFVHVYPIIIWETYLQSIDAGVQKYLGLANGPLLMKLAIKDAIVLGFLENERGKLESIARKNGLSLHISDNKTIGLIQKFLLRLKSYFVEWTSAIFINLKDFNIRNVYDASIMHQKIHEKYNHRLKAIIHNFVLLLKQAL from the coding sequence ATGCAAGAATTCAGAAAATTCACTGTACTTATACCTACAAAAAACCGATGTGAGACTCTGCATTGGGCTATGAAGACTTGTCTGCAATCTACCTACCCGGCATTGTCACTCATTGTGAGTGATAATTGTAGCACCGACAACACATTCGCAGTGGTTTCATCATTTAATGATTCAAGGGTAAAATATTATTGTACTCCCCAAGCATTAAGCATGACTGCTAATTGGGAATTTGCATTGTCAAAGGTCGAAGATGGATTTGTAACCATATTGGGGGATGACGATGGATTTCTGCCTGATAGTTTTGAAAAAATTAATTTGTTGTTGGATCAATATCAGGTTAAGGCAATTAGTTGGAAGCAGTCTTTTTTTCGTTGGCCTGGAAATAACTATGTGAGAATACCTGAACTGATGAGCATACCATTAAAACAGGGAGTTGAAATCAGGCACAGTCGTGATTTTCTTCCGAAGGTAATGAGGTGTCAAAAATTTCCAGGAGACCTTCCGTGGTTGTATAGTGGATTTGTTGATGTTTCGATTATTAAATCAATAAAGGAAAAAGGCAGAGGGCGTTTTTTTAATTCAAAAATTCCTGATATTTATTCATCCATGGTTTTGGCCTCAGAAATTGACAGCTATTTATTTTCTTATACGCCTTTAAGTATTGCAGGTCATTCTGCCAAAAGTAATGGTGCAGCACAAATACAGAATAAGCCTGAATTTGAGGAACGAAAGAATTTGTTTAATAAGGAATCAGAGGACATTCCGTTTCACACTGCTCTGGAGTTTGTACACGTGTATCCCATTATTATATGGGAAACCTATTTGCAATCCATTGATGCAGGTGTGCAAAAATATCTTGGTCTTGCAAACGGTCCATTGCTGATGAAACTCGCAATAAAGGATGCAATAGTTCTGGGCTTTCTTGAAAATGAAAGAGGTAAATTAGAATCCATTGCTCGAAAAAACGGATTAAGTTTACATATTTCTGACAATAAGACTATTGGACTTATTCAAAAGTTTTTACTCAGATTGAAGAGCTATTTTGTTGAATGGACGAGTGCAATCTTTATTAATTTAAAAGATTTTAATATAAGAAATGTTTATGATGCGAGTATCATGCATCAGAAAATTCATGAGAAATACAACCACCGGTTGAAGGCAATTATACACAATTTTGTTTTACTTTTAAAGCAAGCGCTGTGA
- a CDS encoding glycosyltransferase family 4 protein: MSVSVFQLGARMKYAVPRCLHRDGLLEKLYTDICVDLPPFSWGRSLMSKLPWSAFQKFVGREVGLPKNSITHFPFMGLRYFMSKKSILNEESECKTFMWADHHFGSLVNSALQKDPAEVLYLYNTAALTVAKENRHRKILLEQCSLPYSEYRDRIQKEMKLFSDWTTAYAQEIDLPEPVQQYMDREELEWGLADAIICPSRNVADSLMGRGVSPDKITCIPYGFTFGVGKQPRKLAERKKLQVGTIGYLALRKGIHYFYKVATACDFADFVAIGGDGFDLPEEKKKMLSKVMTLTSHLDRFRLLEMLQQIDVLLFLSIGEGSATVVYEALSLGIPVITTAASGSIVEDGVSGFIVDPTDTDRILLLLEQMRDPEYYLNLSMNSLDRSKYGSSEAYGLRLVNFIHQSEAL, translated from the coding sequence GTGAGTGTTTCAGTTTTTCAATTAGGTGCACGTATGAAATATGCAGTGCCACGATGTTTACATCGGGATGGATTATTGGAAAAATTGTATACTGATATTTGTGTAGACCTTCCTCCATTTAGTTGGGGAAGAAGTTTGATGAGCAAACTTCCTTGGAGTGCATTCCAGAAATTTGTGGGAAGGGAAGTAGGTTTGCCCAAAAATAGTATTACTCATTTTCCATTTATGGGGTTGAGGTATTTTATGAGTAAGAAAAGTATCCTTAATGAAGAATCTGAGTGTAAGACTTTTATGTGGGCGGACCATCATTTTGGGAGCCTGGTAAATTCAGCCTTGCAAAAGGATCCTGCAGAAGTACTTTATTTATATAATACTGCGGCACTAACTGTTGCAAAAGAAAATAGGCATCGTAAGATTTTACTGGAACAATGCAGTTTGCCTTACTCTGAATACCGTGATCGGATTCAAAAGGAGATGAAACTTTTTTCGGATTGGACCACAGCTTATGCTCAGGAGATAGATTTGCCTGAACCTGTACAGCAGTATATGGATCGCGAAGAATTAGAATGGGGTTTGGCAGATGCCATCATTTGTCCTTCCAGGAATGTGGCAGATTCCCTAATGGGGAGGGGCGTTTCGCCGGATAAGATTACCTGCATTCCCTATGGCTTTACATTTGGTGTTGGTAAACAACCGCGTAAATTGGCGGAAAGAAAAAAACTTCAGGTAGGGACAATAGGTTACCTTGCCTTGCGCAAAGGCATCCATTATTTCTACAAGGTAGCAACGGCATGTGATTTTGCTGATTTTGTTGCAATTGGTGGAGATGGGTTTGACTTACCGGAGGAGAAGAAAAAAATGTTATCAAAAGTAATGACCCTTACCAGTCATCTTGATCGTTTTAGATTACTTGAAATGTTACAACAAATCGATGTGTTACTTTTTCTGAGTATCGGAGAGGGATCAGCCACTGTCGTGTATGAAGCTTTAAGCCTTGGAATTCCCGTTATTACCACGGCAGCCAGCGGAAGTATTGTGGAGGATGGGGTGAGTGGATTTATTGTGGATCCTACCGACACTGATCGGATATTATTGCTCTTGGAACAGATGCGTGATCCTGAATACTACCTGAATTTGTCAATGAATTCTTTGGACAGGAGCAAATACGGTAGTTCAGAGGCTTATGGACTTAGGCTGGTGAATTTTATTCATCAATCAGAGGCGCTATGA